The following nucleotide sequence is from Flavimarina sp. Hel_I_48.
CCCCAGTAAACATCAACTTCTGCGCTGGGTTCAGTAAAGGGGAAATAAGAAGGTCGCAAACGGATTTTACTTTTCCCGAAAAGCGCCTGGGTAAAATATTGCAAGGTCTGCTTGAGGTCTGCAAATGAAACATCTTTGTCTATATATAAACCTTCAACCTGGTGAAAAAAGCAATGCGAACGTGCAGAAATTGCTTCATTACGGTAAACGCGACCCGGGGAAATCGTCCTGATGGGCGGCGTATTGTTTTCCATATAGCGCACCTGTACAGATGAGGTATGTGTGCGCAGGAGCACATCTGGATCAGTCTGTATAAAAAAGGTGTCCTGCATATCGCGCGCAGGGTGATGCTCAGGCAGGTTGAGCGCGGTAAAGTTGTGCCAGTCGTCCTCGATTTCAGGTCCTTCGGAAACATTGAAACCTATTCGTGAGAAAATTTCAATAATCTGGTTTTTTACCTGAGAAATGGGATGGCGCGCGCCCAGGGCAATAGGTTCGCCGGGACGGGTAAGGTCACCATAAACCGAAGCTTCTTCCTTAATGGCGAGTGCTTCTTTTAAAGCATCTACTTTTTCCTGGGCCACTTGCTTAAGGCGGTTTACAGTCTGGCCAAAGTCTTTTTTCTGATCGTTTGGCACTTTTTTGAATTCGGCAAAATAGGTGTTGAGCAATCCTTTTTTTCCCAGATATTTAATCCTGAAATCTTCAACTTCTTCAATGCTTTTTGCCTGAAAGTTTTCCGCTTCGGAGATACTCTCCTTTATTTTTTCTAACATAACTTCGTTTTCGCTCACGCATGATCCTGTTGAATTCCACAAGTGCGCTCGTGCTGTTACTGATAAATTCAAAATTCAAATCACCCGAATTTTGTACCCTAAAAATTCTATTTTCGGGTTAAAAACAACTGTTTTTGGCCGGTTTTAATCCGTATTTGGCAGGAATATTTTCCTAAAGTTGGGCTTCAAATTTATGAAATCCCGGTCGCTTCACGCGTATTGTCCTTATAAATATACCGTATCAGGAAAAAAACCGCAAGACCGCCAAAGCTGTGCCACAGCCAGTGCGTGCCCATCCATAAAAGAGCTATGTCCATATGCTTGTCAATAGTCCTGAAAAAAACGGCCAACCCAAAGATCGCAAAAGCAATGATGACATCTTTTGCATTGTACCAGTGTGTTTTATATAAATACCCTATTATGGGAATGGCAATGGCCAGCGCGGTAACCAAATATCCAAAACTTATTTTTACCGAAACATGCAGTGGCAACATGCGTAATCCAAAGAAAGCACCTAATATAATCGCTGCCAGCAGTATGCGCTGCGACCAGGTTTCGGTCCACTTGATAATAAAATAAACGACTCCCGCAAGACTGAGAAACATAATGGGAACCCAGTCCATCAATAGCCAGATTTCTGCTGAACGCGTAGCGTGGTACACCGTC
It contains:
- the pheS gene encoding phenylalanine--tRNA ligase subunit alpha — encoded protein: MLEKIKESISEAENFQAKSIEEVEDFRIKYLGKKGLLNTYFAEFKKVPNDQKKDFGQTVNRLKQVAQEKVDALKEALAIKEEASVYGDLTRPGEPIALGARHPISQVKNQIIEIFSRIGFNVSEGPEIEDDWHNFTALNLPEHHPARDMQDTFFIQTDPDVLLRTHTSSVQVRYMENNTPPIRTISPGRVYRNEAISARSHCFFHQVEGLYIDKDVSFADLKQTLQYFTQALFGKSKIRLRPSYFPFTEPSAEVDVYWGLETETDYKMTKGTGWLEIMGCGMVDPNVLENCGIDPKEYSGFAFGMGIDRIALLLHQISDIRLLSENDIRFLKQFKSVL